From Betta splendens chromosome 3, fBetSpl5.4, whole genome shotgun sequence, the proteins below share one genomic window:
- the cenpf gene encoding centromere protein F isoform X1: MSWAVEEWKDGLPGKALQKIQEMEVQLDKLKKERSQKQFQLDSLEAALQKQKQKVDSERSEISSLKRENQSLVESCDSLEKARQKAVHDLGIKEQQVSYLEGQLNSCRKTIERLEQELKKYKNELDRSQPAGSSSLSSSSCEQPYATPQKSFSTPAPVHVYRQQDNRFEELQEKYSQEVEERKRLESELKLLQVKLNQSSVSVSHKDIAARQAGSSVFPWQQDQAPSHLSQNAMETPLKRRGTSLWDAHEETPIKPAQRMSCSRAVQSPSGSSQQMEQLKTLNQELRGRVSELEKNLSNQEKEIRSQASKLQELQTQLNQARKDLTERDRNLSKTSHELSQATDKHQQVEAKCSSVEQKLKQVTEEMNCQRHNAESCRRALEQKLKDQERDSQKELSQLQSSHQALEQQLNQTRTKLTQELQQAKKDHNVLQADIEKMSFQKTHMEKDVEEQKQKLLRSEQSLQASQSKEQDLRRKMEELQKEKNCVTVQLDQSSRRLSQLEEEKKTADQNLKRMQGQLDDLKAKTEGQVEELKKLQSKLDQQTEASAREQENLKKTLSNVEDKNERSQNDLQKQKQETERLTNRLMVVENEAKQLTSSLSASQTEFKELTQEHQALLEWKNQKETLINETEAMQKELTDKISNMESDLSSLNKANDELNKQLMSTERDKASLSTIIDSLKGELLNKSTELEEKEHQYQQLQAQLSEAGQKHAKDLENMGVQVTQLESQVKHLELRLQKEIARVEQAERTNTELQGEHQAACDLVHSKDQLIELGQAEISQLRESLAQSTAQQEEQNARLAEEKATLLKQCEDSVSAKVEEMDQIKLKLEEADQELLLTKNQVSSMEQFLKIQEQLGAQLQSQIKTLSESQDEYKKVCEQKSEELKHSEEKLKEQQSQTEKTDKLFREAEAHMTSVEKQKAELEKAVLDMKKDIEILQKTHTEKTNHLLEQITHLEEKEAANQDAAEKLPALKNELDLVQQSNTDLKKSIEALEMRNSSVIEINSNLENTLKEKNNQISALEKDVKDISEERRKDLENHVFEIENFLNNEKNLKDELESAKQSLTAAKAELRSRREEIKTMKTTLSAASRGLEERDNTLKSLKEKLNKAEAEQAKASELLKEKVVAMNKIKVQLEMLQMDLEDNETAMNSFDSQVEELKGIIETLEAQLAQNHSQMSDMEARLEDSKAQVSVLETRLEEVQSQNSMLETQYVTAKEELFERSCEITRLEEEAIKRSQLEETVATLESNLSQVTEENVKLETTVRQISEDKKQLIQQINTIEATLKQVNNEKEQMETEINHANAEKKRLENDLDKLSEENKRLQTSVDQLNKERQQNDAVNNEMTAEKYEAESRLRQVTEEKAQLHNTLSLINEEKIQLEVKFGEINSEKNDLVTNLHQVVEERRQLEMNCSQLSEENTRLKASVTQVTEEKVQLQERIEREENEVTSLQNEKERLQSSLWSSGQEHQRLLEQLEMRDRMSEEENKERTHQFEVEQAELHRQLAELQKDLSVFQQQYNSLLEQVAQQQSIIQQLSESQRNQMFGEHVHMESEETDSGVFSEDAAPHADVAPTVDTSTCTGSLPVKEQQSLVMCERGDQSNQDFSESELVSDDIIDQPFIQETLEEEIKTRVDDVEVTQNEEEQQQPVEQFPAEVRDVTENEPEVCEVCSHMSPMSDDKDSKSSASESSHVHHCSKILALKESELQSLRSEFALLSCDLALRKELTSELEVQVQSLEKNLHAAEEAAHSAAQKLNLALEQKKELSDQLTQLLDERETLTLQLQTAKCQLADVMEMLEGLEMAKGGWDEKFLQQESELKRVRSEKANLEQHILGMESELETLQEERSRVKDEMDAQRRTCSGLEQQIEALMTETTQLRSELVSCTEERDDLNQSLSQWREKVHSLEKTNRDTRDLISILEDDMRAGRKEYEVLQSNMEKLKTERQQLLEQVKVLEEAVSQQSEEKEELMSHLNQIKENHTSADQHTESMVSKIQALEGEVNRLSQSLESSLLEKGEIASRLNSTQEEIQQMRTGIEKLQIRIESDERKKTKMGELLRDARRKSDSLQDRIDALEREKEDVEQSLEEAVLQAEVAKAELEEERRKVEEEKRELHDQLSVLSAQLDLLRSEKEHLERALECKEREITELKAAKEQLERGLEKAEVARREEEERQKSRVEEMREEAERQIRRADDLQEQLEASRQREGLLEQKRAESEGEKERMQSLLLELDKEKQSLQTEAEKLRCQGEEWEKERTHLSSYTEALDKQIRDLKTSIKAKKEEMQVLQREGESKAHHIQASAESISSLMAEKEQIKRENQQLVEEKKQLHLNLLSVEQDRDHLRCTLTSVEEERDRLEQQRQVLANKTEQLECGLSLLQKEKQDIQQSLSSLQQEKENTEEEKQTLEVEKENLQSSLSLLKEQKGHLLLAVSSLEKEKQRAEEEKEKLRELQESLQTNVSSVEKELETNRLTVVQLSEQVSELTSRTTRLTKERDSALSKMNLWMKTCKQLEQENQMMLNSSGHGRSSEEAQIEMKQLKMQEQETKKEVEDLKMALEEKIKESQDATKEVEELKAAINKKEVEIQTRGKELEEMKNELDELNKCLEEKSREADESMDKYCNLMVQVHKLQEANDALTTRLEHLSNSQRANAASTQSSSTDGTLSLRRSGRRSTSKHQEETPDENIDPQTPQRSPQGSSSGKRGHRDISDKDSAQEALHNLTKKIKATTAMTPKVGPEPEDEEFRPEGLPELVQRGFADIPLGEASPFIIRRTVTRCSPRLAARNTTTPAPESKVLGPMALQSPSADSSSRKTLSPRSEEKSKRRSMRKTPELRETQTQQGDNCHVQ; the protein is encoded by the exons ATGAGCTGGGCAGTGGAGGAGTGGAAGGATGGACTTCCAGGGAAAGCCCTGCAGAAGATCCAAGAGATGGAAGTCCAGCTGGATAAACTGAAAAAGGAGAGGTCTCAAAAGCAGTTTCAGCTGGACTCCTTAGAGGCCGCCCtgcaaaagcagaaacaaaag GTTGACAGTGAACGTAGTGAGATCTCTTCTTTGAAAAGAGAGAACCAGTCTTTAGTTGAGTCATGTGACTCTCTGGAGAAAGCTCGTCAGAAAGCCGTCCATGACCTTGGAATCAAGGAGCAGCAG GTGAGCTACCTGGAGGGTCAGCTTAACTCATGCAGGAAGACCATAGAACGTCTGGAGCAGGAGCTCAAGAA GTACAAAAATGAACTGGATCGATCTCAGCCTGCTGGTTCTTCCTccctgtcatcttcctcctgtgaACAGCCCTATGCAACTCCACAGAAAAGCTTTTCAACCCCAGCTCCTGTCCATGTCTACAGACAGCAgg atAATCGATTTGAGGAACTCCAGGAAAAATACAGTCAGGaagtagaagaaagaaaaagactgGAGAGTGAACTCAAACTCTTGCAGGTTAAA CTgaatcagtcatcagtcagtgttaGCCACAAGGACATTGCTGCTCGTCAAGCTGGATCTTCAGTATTCCCATGGCAACAAGATCAGGCTCCCAGCCATTTGTCTCAGAATGCAATGGAAACACCTTTGAAGAGGCGAGGGACATCCCTCTGGGATGCCCATGAAGAGACTCCTATCAAGCCAGCTCAGCGAATGAGCTGTTCCAGAGCAGTGCAGAGTCCTAGTGGCTCCTCCCAACAGATGGAGCAACTAAAGACTCTCAACCAAG AGCTTCGTGGCCGTGTGTCTGAGCTAGAAAAGAATCTGTCCAATCAGGAGAAGGAAATTCGTAGCCAAGCGTCCAAGCTCCAGGAACTACAAACCCAACTGAACCAGGCCCGTAAAGACCTGACTGAACGGGACAGAAACCTGTCCAAGACCAGCCATGAGTTGAGTCAGGCCACTGACAAACACCAGCAGGTTGAGGCCAAG tgttctTCAGTTGAACAGAAGCTGAAACAAGTGACAGAGGAGATGAACTGTCAGAGACACAATGCTGAGAGCTGCAGGCGAGCCCTGGAACAGAAACTCAAGGACCAAGAGAGAGACAGTCAGAAG gAACTATCTCAACTGCAGAGTTCCCATCAGGCTTTGGAGCAGCAACTTAACCAGACCAGAACCAAGTTAACACAAGAGCTGCAACAGGCCAAAAAAGACCACAATGTATTGCAAGCTGATATAGAAAAG ATGAGCTTTCAGAAGACTCATATGGAGAAGGATGTGGAAGAGCAGAAGCAGAAGTTGCTGAGGTCAGAGCAGAGCCTCCAGGCCAGCCAAAGCAAAGAGCAGGACCTCCGCAGGAAGATGGAG GAgctgcagaaagaaaagaactgTGTGACTGTCCAGTTGGACCAGAGCAGCAGGCGTCTGTCtcagctggaggaagagaagaagactGCAGACCAGAACCTTAAACGTATGCAGGGACAACTAGATGACCTCAAAG ctAAAACTGAGGGACAAGTAGAAGAACTGAAGAAACTTCAGTCAAAACTGGATCAGCAGACTGAGGCTTCAGCCCGAGAGcaggaaaatttaaaaaagacacTTTCTAATGTAGAAGACAAAAATGAGAG ATCTCAGAATGacctgcagaaacagaaacaggaaacggaGAGGCTGACCAACAGGTTGATGGTCGTAGAGAACGAGGCCAAACAGCTGACATCCAGTCTAAGTGCGAGTCAGACTGAGTTTAAGGAGCTAACACAAGAACATCAAGCTCTACTGGAGTGGAAGAATCAGAAGGAGACCTTGATAAATGAGACTGAAGCTATGCAAAAGGAACTCACTGACAAAATTAGCAACATGGAGAGCGATCTCAGCTCACTAAATAAAGCCAATGATGAACTTAAT AAGCAGCTCAtgagcacagagagagacaaggcCAGTCTGTCAACTATCATCGATTcattgaagggtgaactcctcAACAAGAGCACAGAGTTAGAGGAGAAAGAGCATCAataccagcagctccaggctcagCTCTCAGAGGCTGGACAGAAACACGCTAAAGACCTGGAGAACATGGGCGTGCAAGTGACCCAGCTGGAATCtcag GTCAAACATCTGGAGTTGCGGCTGCAAAAGGAAATTGCTCGAGTTGAACAGGCTGAGAGAAccaacacagagctgcagggtgAGCACCAGGCAGCCTGTGACCTGGTCCACTCCAAAGATCAGCTTATAGAGCTGGGGCAGGCTGAGATCAGCCAGCTAAGAGAGAGCCTCGCACAGtccactgcacagcaggaggagcagaatgcAAG GTTGGCAGAAGAGAAGGCAACTTTGCTGAAACAGTGTGAGGATAGTGTTTCAGCAAAGGTTGAAGAGATGGACCAGATCAAGCTGAAGTTGGAGGAGGCAGATCAAGAGTTGCTGCTTACCAAAAACCAG GTCAGCTCAATGGAGCAGTTCCTGAAAATCCAAGAACAGCTGGGAGCTCAACTGCAGAGCCAAATTAAGACACTGTCTGAGAGTCAAGACGAATACAAAAAGGTGTGCGAGCAAAAATCTGAAGAGCTCAAGCATTCAGAAGAGAAGCTGAAGGAACAGCAGAGCCAGACAGAGAAGACAGACAAGCTTTTCAGAGAGGCTGAAGCTCATATGACTTCTGTAGAGAAACaaaaggctgagctggaaaaaGCAGTGCTAGACATGAAGAAAGACATCGAG ATTCTCCAAAAGACTCACACTGAGAAGACCAACCACCTTCTGGAGCAGATAACTCACttagaagaaaaggaagctGCAAACCAAGATGCAGCCGAGAAGCTTCCTGCCTTAAAGAATGAACTTGATTTGGTCCAGCAGTCGAACACTGATCTTAAAAAGTCTATAGAAGCCCTTGAGATGAGAAACTCATCTGTTATCGAGATCAACTCCAACCTAGAGAACACcctgaaagagaaaaataatcaGATTTCTGCTTTGGAGAAAGACGTCAAAGATATctcagaggagagaagaaaagaTTTAGAAAATCATGTTTTCGAGATTGAAAATTTCCTGAACAATGAGAAAAACCTTAAAGACGAGCTTGAATCTGCCAAGCAATCACTTACTGCTGCCAAGGCAGAATTAAGATCTCGTCGAGAGGAGATCAAGACCATGAAGACGACGCTGTCTGCTGCTTCACGTGGCTTGGAAGAAAGAGACAACACGCTAAAGAgtctgaaggagaagctgaataAAGCTGAGGCGGAGCAGGCCAAAGCCTCAGAGCTCCTGAAGGAGAAGGTGGTGGCCATGAACAAAATCAAG GTGCAGCTGGAGATGCTGCAGATGGACTTGGAGGACAATGAAACAGCCATGAACTCCTTTGACAGTCAGGTGGAAGAGCTGAAGGGAATCATAGAGACACTGGAGGCTCAGCTTGCTCAGAATCACAGCCAGATGTCTGACATGGAAGCCAGACTGGAGGACAGCAAAGCCCAG GTCTCTGTCTTGGAAACCCGTTTAGAGGAGGTCCAGTCCCAGAACTCTATGCTGGAGACGCAGTATGTCACAGCTAAAGAGGAGCTATTTGAGAGGAGCTGTGAAATAACTCGACTCGAAGAGGAAGCTATCAAGAGAAGCCAGCTAGAGGAGACGGTTGCTACATTAGAGTCAAATCTCAGTCAGGTCACAGAGGAAAATGTTAAGTTGGAGACTACTGTTAGGCAAATAAGTGAGGACAAAAAACAGTTGATCCAGCAGATAAACACAATTGAAGCTACTTTGAAGCAGGTAAACAATGAGAAAGAGCAAATGGAAACTGAAATTAATCATGCAAATGCAGAGAAGAAACGCCTGGAAAACGACCTGGACAAATTGTCTGAGGAGAACAAACGACTGCAGACCAGCGTCGATCAGTTAAACAAAGAAAGGCAGCAAAATGATGCAGTGAATAATGAAATGACAGCAGAGAAATATGAAGCTGAATCAAGACTCCGTCAAGTCACTGAAGAGAAAGCCCAGCTTCATAATACCCTCAGCCTGATAAATGAGGAGAAAATCCAGCTTGAGGTAAAATTTGGTGAAATAAACTCTGAGAAAAATGACTTGGTTACTAACCTGCATCAAGTTGTTGAGGAGAGGCGTCAGCTAGAAATGAACTGCAGTCAGCTGAGTGAAGAAAACACGAGACTAAAGGCTAGTGTGACTCAAGTAACTGAAGAGAAGGTTCAGTTACAAGAAAGGATAGAAAGGGAAGAAAATGAGGTGACTTCACTTCAGAACGAGAAGGAGCGTCTTCAAAGCTCGCTCTGGTCCTCGGGGCAGGAGCATcagaggctgctggagcagcttgAGATGAGGGACAGGAtgagtgaggaggagaacaaGGAGAG GACTCACCAGTTCGAGGTAGAACAAGCTGAACTACATCGTCAGCTGGCAGAGTTACAGAAGGACCTGAGTGTGTTCCAGCAGCAGTACAATTcactgctggagcaggtggCCCAGCAGCAGTCAATCATTCAGCAGCTGTCAGAATCTCAGCGAAACCAGATGTTTGGAGAACATGTCCATATGGAATCTGAGGAGACAGACAGTGGTG TTTTCTCTGAAGATGCAGCACCACATGCTGATGTGGCGCCGACAGTGGATACAAGCACCTGCACTGGGTCTCTCCCAGTAAAAGAACAACAGAGCCTTGTGATGTGTGAACGGGGGGACCAGTCCAACCAGGATTTCAG TGAGTCAGAGCTGGTCTCGGATGACATAATCGATCAACCGTTCATCCAGGAAACATTGGAAGAGGAGATAAAGACACGTGTGGATGATGTAGAAGTAACAcagaatgaggaggagcagcagcaaccTGTAGAACAG TTTCCTGCAGAAGTCAGAGATGTTACTGAAAATGAACCTGAAGTCTGTGAAGTGTGCTCACACATGTCCCCCATGAGCGACGACAAAGACTCAAAATCCTCTG CATCAGAGTCATCCCATGTACATCACTGCAGCAAAATTCTTGCCCTTAAAGAAAGTGAACTTCAGAGCCTGCGCTCCGAGTTTGCTCTGCTGAGCTGCGACCTCGCCCTGAGAAAGGAGTTGACTTCTGAACTGGAAGTCCAAGTTCAAAGCTTGGAGAAGAATCTtcatgcagcagaggaggcggcTCATAGTGCAGCACAGAAACTAAACTTGGCTCTGGAGCAGAAGAAAGAACTTTCTGACCAG TTGACTCAGCTGTTGGATGAGAGGGAGACATTAACTCTACAACTGCAAACAGCTAAATGCCAGCTGGCTGATGTTATGGAGATGCTGGAAGGTCTGGAGATGGCCAAAG GTGGATGGGATGAAAAATTCCTTCAGCAGGAGAGCGAATTAAAGCGGGTTCGGTCTGAGAAAGCTAACCTGGAGCAACACATCCTGGGTATGGAATCTGAGCTGGAAACCctccaggaggagaggagcagggtAAAGGATGAGATGGACGCTCAGAGAAGGACCTGTTCAGGCTTGGAGCAGCAGATTGAAGCTCTCATGACGGAG ACAACCCAGCTCAGATCTGAACTTGTTTCGTGCACTGAGGAGCGAGATGACCTCAACCAGTCTTTGAGCCAATGGAGAGAGAAAGTTCACAGCCTGGAAAAAACAAACCGAGACACCAGAGATCTAATTTCCATTTTGGAAGATGACATGagagcagggaggaaggagTATGAAGTCCTGCAGAGCAACATGGAGAAGCTGAAAACAGAAAGGCAACAG ctgctggagcaggttaAGGTCCTGGAGGAGGCAGTCTCTCAGCAGAGTGAAGAAAAAGAGGAGCTTATGAGCCACCTCAACCAAATCAAAGAAAACCACACCTCTGCCGATCAACACACAGAGTCCATGGTCAGCAAGATACAG GCTTTAGAGGGAGAGGTGAATCGACTTTCACAGTCTCTGGAGTCGTCTCTACTAGAAAAGGGAGAGATTGCCTCACGTCTGAACTCGACACAAGAGGAAATCCAGCAGATGAGGACTGGAATTGAAAAGCTTCAGATTCGCATCGAGTCAGACGAGAGGAAGAAAACGAAAATGGGAGAACTGCTCAGAG ATGCTCGAAGGAAGTCCGACTCACTGCAAGATCGCATTGATGCCCTGGAGCGAGAGAAGGAAGATGTGGAGCAGAGTCTGGAGGAAGCTGTTCTACAG GCTGAGGTGGCCAAGGCTGAGCttgaagaggaaaggagaaag gtggaagaggagaagagagaactCCATGACCAACTATCGGTACTCTCTGCCCAGCTGGACCTCCTCAGATCCGAGAAAGAACACCTGGAGAGAGCGCTAGAatgtaaagagagagagataactGAACTGAAGGCAGctaaggagcagctggagagaggaCTGGAGAAGGCAGAGGTAGCcagacgagaggaggaggagaggcagaaatcCAGAGTGGAAGAAAtgagagaggaagcagaaagaCAAATCAGACGAGCAGATGAccttcaggagcagctggaagctTCTCGGCAGAGAGAGGGCTTGCTTGAACAAAAGAGAGCAGAAAGTgaaggggagaaagagaggatgCAGTCTCTGTTGTTAGAGCTGGACAAGGAAAAACAAAGtctgcagacagaggcagagaagctgcGCTGTCAGGGGgaagagtgggagaaagagagaactCACCTAAGCTCTTATACTGAGGCTTTGGACAAACAAATTAGGGACCTTAAAACAtccattaaagctaaaaaagaagaaatgcaAGTTTTGCAAAGAGAGGGGGAAAGTAAAGCCCATCATATACAAGCGTCAGCAGAGTCTATCTCATCTCTTATGGCAGAAAAAGAACAGATCAAAAGAGAAAATCAGCAGCTGGTGGAAGAAAAAAAGCAACTGCACTTGAATTTATTGTCTGTAGAACAGGATAGAGATCATTTGCGCTGCACTCTTACATCTgtagaagaagagagagacagactagagcaacagaggcaggtgttggcaaacaaaacagagcagctggaaTGTGGTCTTTCTCTGCTAcaaaaggagaaacaggacaTTCAGCAGAGTCTTTCTTCACTCcagcaagaaaaagaaaatacagaggaggagaaacagacgTTAGAGGTAGAAAAGGAAAACTTGCAGTCGTCCCTCTCTTTGCTTAAAGAGCAGAAAGGACATTTGCTTCTCGCTGTCTCTTCcctggagaaagaaaagcaaagagcagaggaagagaaagagaaactcAGAGAACTGCAGGAGAGTCTTCAGACGAATGTGTCCTCTGTGGAAAAAGAGCTGGAAACAAACCGGTTGACTGTTGTACAGCTCAGTGAGCAG GTCTCAGAGCTCACCTCTCGTACCACTCGTCTGACCAAAGAGAGAGACTCTGCGCTAAGCAAGATGAATCTTTGGATGAAAACCTGCAAACAGTTGGAGCAGGAGAATCAAATGATGCTCAACAGCTCAG gaCATGGAAGAAGCAGTGAGGAAGCTCAGATTGAGATGAAACAGCTCAAGATGCAAGAACAAGAGACAAAGAAAGAAGTGGAAGACCTGAAGATggcgctggaggagaagatTAAAGAGTCACAAGATGCAACGAAAGAAGTGGAGGAACTTAAGGCTGCCATTAATAAAAAGGAGGTGGAAATACAAACGAGGgggaaagagctggaggagatgaagaatgAGTTGGATGAACTGAACAAATGTCTGGAGGAGAaaagcagagaagctgatgaGAGCATGGATAAATACTGCAACCTGATGGTTCAAGTGCACAAACTGCAAGAGGCCAACGATGCACTGACAACACGCCTGGAGCACCTCAGCAATAGCCAGCGTGCTAATGCAGCTAGcacccagagcagcagcaccgaTGGAACCCTCAGTCTCCGGCGCTCAGGAAGAAGATCAACCTCCAAACACCAGGAGGAGACGCCGGATGAAAACATTGACCCTCAAACCCCTCAGAGGTCTCCACAGGGGTCGTCCTCAGGGAAACGGGGCCATCGCGACATCAGTGACAAAGACAGCGCCCAGGAGGCACTGCACAACctgacaaagaagatcaaagccACCACAGCAATGACGCCCAAGGTCGGACCAGAACCGGAGGACGAGGAGTTCAGGCCTGAGGGGCTTCCGGAGCTGGTGCAGAgag